From Streptomyces sp. TLI_105, the proteins below share one genomic window:
- a CDS encoding DEAD/DEAH box helicase has translation MSLSHGPDDSAREPAQDLSPSPELFRHSAVFLPADPPRAGRIAFWSPDGEPLPDAHAGHAGDADDTAHPGRAGHPGDTEITVVDGDSLQAMTVAARTLSVRDALPFLARARFSDAASPATAFWGAASLFALDLVARGLLLPGLTPGDHDAWRVGPLGPEELAELRTLAASMPPVAHAVPLSAPVPPTDDAPLSDDEPVLLLPEPEALLRAFADAVADTLPRTPAAPLAAGGPAFAAEAPQTVPEQRAWAADVAAVHDAGVRLSLRLELPGFTTESREAPAFRAVLQLHGVADPALVADAAEVWAGSGRAGAAFGPRARMDALLALRRAARAWPPLSPLLSAAVPDTVELADEEVAELLGPAATALAAAGVQVHWPREPADRLTARAVIGPEGTEGGAGDPGRGDDVGLGAGGSVLRDGLGLGMDVTGAANPADTTSGARASALPSFLAADSLLAFNWRFAMGDHELTRAELDRLAEAGRPLVRLRDRWVLVDPAEVRRARAQQDRKVTPVDALSAVLTGTTEVDGRPVEVAATGWLERLRERLAEPEGGRPEISQPAALAATLRDYQLRGLDWLHRMTSLGLGGCLADDMGLGKTITVIALHLHRQTDPASAGPTLVVCPTSLMGNWQREIEKFAPGTPVRRFHGAARDLEELADGGFVLTTYGTMRLDAERLAARNWGLVVADEAQHVKNPYSATARQLRTIGARARVALSGTPVENNLSELWAILDWTTPGLLGGLGAFRTRFAAAVEDGRDPAAAARLAALVRPFLLRRRKSDPGIAPELPPKTETDRTVSLTPEQTGLYEAVVRETLAAIAEADGMERRGLVVKLLTGLKQICNHPAQYLKEERPRIEGRSGKLELLDELLDTILAEGACTLVFTQYVGMARLLEAHLAARGVRTQFLHGGTPVAEREAMVARFQSGDVPVFLLSLKAAGTGLNLTRAEHVVHYDRWWNPAVEAQATDRAYRIGQDRPVQVHRLIAEGTIEDRIAAMLDRKRELADTVLGTGGGAPPELTELTDAELAELVRLRGDGR, from the coding sequence TTGTCGCTCTCGCACGGACCCGATGATTCCGCCCGCGAACCCGCCCAGGACCTCTCCCCCTCGCCCGAACTCTTCCGGCACTCCGCCGTCTTCCTGCCCGCCGATCCGCCCCGCGCCGGGCGGATCGCCTTCTGGTCACCGGACGGCGAGCCCCTGCCGGATGCCCACGCCGGTCACGCCGGAGACGCGGACGACACCGCGCACCCGGGCCGCGCCGGTCACCCGGGCGACACCGAGATCACCGTCGTCGACGGCGACTCGCTCCAGGCCATGACCGTCGCCGCCCGCACCCTGTCCGTACGGGACGCCCTGCCGTTCCTCGCCCGCGCCCGGTTCTCGGACGCCGCCTCCCCCGCGACCGCGTTCTGGGGTGCCGCGTCCCTGTTCGCCCTGGACCTCGTCGCGCGCGGCCTGCTGCTGCCCGGCCTCACGCCCGGCGACCACGACGCGTGGCGCGTCGGACCGCTCGGCCCGGAGGAACTGGCCGAACTCCGCACGCTCGCCGCGTCGATGCCGCCCGTCGCGCACGCCGTACCCCTGTCCGCCCCCGTACCCCCGACCGACGACGCGCCTCTGTCCGACGACGAACCAGTACTGCTGTTGCCCGAGCCCGAGGCGCTGCTGCGTGCCTTCGCCGACGCGGTGGCCGACACGCTGCCCCGTACCCCGGCGGCCCCACTGGCCGCCGGCGGGCCCGCCTTCGCGGCCGAAGCACCGCAGACCGTTCCCGAACAGCGGGCATGGGCCGCCGACGTGGCGGCCGTGCACGACGCCGGCGTCCGGCTCTCGCTCCGGCTCGAACTGCCCGGCTTCACCACGGAATCCCGGGAGGCGCCCGCCTTCCGCGCGGTGCTCCAGCTGCACGGGGTCGCCGATCCTGCCCTGGTCGCGGACGCGGCGGAGGTGTGGGCGGGATCCGGCCGCGCCGGGGCCGCGTTCGGGCCCCGGGCCCGGATGGACGCCCTCCTGGCCCTCCGGCGTGCCGCCCGCGCCTGGCCTCCGCTGTCCCCGCTCCTGTCGGCCGCCGTGCCCGACACGGTCGAACTCGCCGACGAGGAGGTCGCGGAGCTCCTGGGCCCGGCGGCCACGGCCCTCGCGGCGGCGGGCGTCCAGGTCCACTGGCCGCGTGAGCCGGCCGACCGGCTCACCGCCCGCGCGGTGATCGGCCCGGAGGGAACAGAAGGCGGCGCCGGGGACCCCGGGCGCGGGGACGACGTCGGTCTCGGTGCCGGGGGCTCCGTACTCCGTGACGGCCTCGGCCTCGGCATGGACGTCACGGGCGCCGCGAACCCCGCCGACACCACCAGCGGCGCCCGCGCCTCCGCGCTGCCCTCCTTCCTCGCGGCCGACTCCCTGCTCGCCTTCAACTGGCGCTTCGCCATGGGCGACCACGAGCTCACCCGGGCCGAGCTCGACCGGCTCGCCGAGGCGGGACGGCCGCTCGTACGGCTGCGCGACCGCTGGGTCCTCGTCGATCCGGCCGAGGTGCGCCGGGCCAGGGCCCAGCAGGACCGCAAGGTCACACCGGTGGACGCCCTCTCGGCCGTCCTCACCGGCACGACCGAGGTCGACGGGCGCCCCGTCGAAGTGGCCGCGACGGGCTGGCTGGAGCGCCTGCGGGAGCGGCTCGCCGAACCCGAGGGCGGCCGCCCGGAGATCTCGCAGCCGGCGGCGCTCGCCGCGACCCTGCGCGACTACCAGCTGCGCGGACTCGACTGGCTCCACCGGATGACCTCGCTCGGCCTCGGCGGCTGTCTCGCCGACGACATGGGACTCGGCAAGACGATCACGGTCATCGCCCTGCATCTGCACCGGCAGACCGACCCGGCGTCCGCCGGGCCGACCCTCGTCGTCTGCCCGACCTCGCTCATGGGCAACTGGCAGCGGGAGATCGAGAAGTTCGCGCCCGGCACTCCGGTGCGCCGTTTCCACGGCGCGGCCCGTGACCTGGAGGAGCTCGCCGACGGCGGCTTCGTGCTCACCACGTACGGCACCATGCGGCTGGACGCCGAGCGGCTCGCCGCCCGGAACTGGGGGCTCGTCGTCGCCGACGAGGCACAGCACGTCAAGAACCCGTACTCGGCGACGGCCCGTCAGCTGCGGACCATCGGGGCACGCGCACGCGTGGCGCTGTCCGGCACGCCGGTGGAGAACAACCTCTCCGAGCTGTGGGCGATCCTCGACTGGACCACGCCTGGGCTCCTCGGCGGTCTGGGCGCCTTCCGGACCCGGTTCGCCGCCGCCGTCGAGGACGGGCGGGACCCGGCCGCCGCCGCGCGGCTCGCCGCCCTCGTGCGCCCCTTCCTGCTGCGCCGGCGCAAGTCCGATCCCGGGATCGCCCCCGAGCTGCCGCCGAAGACCGAGACCGACCGGACCGTCTCCCTCACGCCCGAACAGACCGGTCTGTACGAGGCGGTGGTGCGGGAGACCCTCGCGGCGATCGCCGAAGCCGACGGCATGGAGCGCCGCGGCCTCGTCGTGAAGCTCCTGACGGGACTCAAGCAGATCTGCAACCACCCCGCCCAGTACCTCAAGGAGGAGCGGCCGAGGATCGAGGGCCGCTCGGGCAAGCTGGAGCTGCTCGACGAACTCCTCGACACGATCCTCGCCGAGGGCGCGTGCACCCTGGTCTTCACCCAGTACGTGGGGATGGCCCGGCTCCTGGAGGCGCATCTCGCGGCGCGGGGCGTGCGGACGCAGTTCCTCCACGGCGGCACGCCGGTCGCCGAACGGGAGGCGATGGTCGCCCGCTTCCAGAGCGGGGACGTCCCGGTCTTCCTCCTCTCCCTGAAGGCCGCCGGTACGGGGCTCAACCTGACCCGCGCCGAACACGTCGTGCACTACGACCGCTGGTGGAACCCGGCCGTGGAGGCACAGGCCACCGACCGCGCGTACCGGATCGGGCAGGACCGGCCGGTGCAGGTCCACCGGCTCATCGCCGAGGGCACGATCGAGGACCGGATCGCCGCGATGCTCGACCGCAAGCGCGAGCTGGCGGACACCGTCCTCGGAACCGGCGGGGGCGCCCCGCCGGAGCTGACCGAACTGACCGATGCCGAACTGGCCGAGCTGGTGCGACTGCGAGGGGACGGACGATGA
- a CDS encoding SWF or SNF family helicase — MSEYGQGRGHGHGDDERTFEALPPAHGGGFTRTWWGRAWLKALEDTALDGQQLKAGRRHARAGAVGAVSVRPGRITAVVKDHDGTAYRGDVLVREFSEEQWERLLDLAVDSAGHIAALLDREMPPHLVEDAAAAGLDLLPGIGDLDAECGCEAWDHCPHTAALCYQVARLLDEDPFVLLLMRGRGERTLLEQLQARSTARAAAPSARGGAQTGGAPGGGLGEAGGMPGVSAEEAFAAGFLVAPLPAPPVAPAVPGRPPSLDTDTPPEPGVDPAALEFLAADAAALAHRLLGELTGGGDGSAPDGAGLPRPPRLTVAQDAVRLSAGAPAPSIAARLAGGSGRSRAELEPATRAWRFGGAAALAVLDEEWTPDAEALERAAVRLTEAWAEDDRPALRRAGGARWTAVGADAQLRLGEDGRWWPYVKAGVRWSPAGPSDRDPAAALATAFAAGAGEAGAPGPGAIGADG, encoded by the coding sequence ATGAGCGAGTACGGACAAGGGCGCGGCCACGGGCACGGGGACGACGAGCGGACCTTCGAGGCGCTGCCGCCGGCGCACGGCGGCGGGTTCACCCGCACCTGGTGGGGACGGGCATGGCTGAAGGCCCTGGAGGACACGGCGCTCGACGGGCAGCAGCTCAAGGCGGGACGGCGGCACGCGCGCGCGGGGGCGGTGGGCGCCGTCTCGGTGCGGCCCGGCCGGATCACCGCGGTGGTCAAGGACCACGACGGCACGGCGTACCGCGGCGACGTGCTGGTGCGGGAGTTCTCGGAGGAGCAGTGGGAACGGCTCCTCGACCTCGCCGTGGACAGCGCGGGTCACATCGCCGCGCTCCTCGACCGCGAGATGCCGCCGCACCTGGTGGAGGACGCGGCGGCCGCCGGGCTCGACCTGCTGCCGGGCATCGGGGACCTCGACGCGGAGTGCGGCTGCGAGGCCTGGGACCACTGTCCGCACACGGCGGCGCTCTGCTACCAGGTCGCCCGCCTCCTCGACGAGGACCCGTTCGTGCTCCTCCTGATGCGCGGGCGGGGCGAGCGCACCCTTCTGGAGCAGCTGCAGGCGCGCAGTACGGCACGGGCCGCCGCGCCGTCCGCGCGGGGCGGGGCGCAGACCGGCGGCGCGCCGGGCGGCGGGCTCGGAGAGGCCGGCGGGATGCCCGGCGTGTCGGCCGAGGAGGCGTTCGCGGCGGGTTTCCTCGTGGCGCCGCTGCCCGCCCCTCCGGTCGCCCCGGCCGTGCCGGGTCGGCCGCCGTCCCTGGACACGGACACGCCGCCGGAGCCGGGGGTCGACCCTGCGGCCCTGGAGTTCCTCGCGGCCGACGCGGCGGCACTCGCGCACCGGCTGCTCGGCGAGTTGACGGGTGGCGGGGACGGGAGCGCTCCGGACGGGGCGGGCCTGCCGCGTCCGCCCCGCCTGACGGTCGCCCAGGACGCGGTACGGCTCTCGGCGGGCGCCCCCGCTCCCTCGATCGCGGCGCGGCTCGCCGGCGGCTCGGGCAGGTCGCGGGCTGAGCTGGAGCCGGCCACGCGCGCGTGGCGGTTCGGCGGCGCCGCCGCCCTCGCCGTACTGGACGAGGAGTGGACACCGGACGCCGAGGCACTGGAACGGGCCGCGGTCCGGCTCACCGAGGCGTGGGCGGAGGATGATCGCCCGGCGCTGCGGCGCGCGGGCGGCGCGCGGTGGACGGCCGTGGGAGCCGACGCGCAACTGCGGCTCGGCGAGGACGGGCGCTGGTGGCCGTACGTGAAGGCCGGGGTCCGCTGGTCCCCGGCCGGCCCGTCGGACCGTGACCCGGCGGCGGCTCTGGCGACGGCGTTCGCCGCCGGTGCCGGTGAAGCCGGTGCCCCCGGGCCCGGTGCTATTGGAGCGGATGGCTGA
- a CDS encoding aldehyde dehydrogenase family protein, whose protein sequence is MTRYAAPGTEGALMSYQARYDHWIGGEYVAPAGGRYFENPSPVDGRPFTEVARGTAEDVERALDAAHAAAPAWGRTAPAERAAVLLRIADRMERNLEALAVAESWDNGKPVRETLAADIPLAIDHFRYFAGALRAQEGALSEIDDDTVAYHFHEPLGVVAQIIPWNFPILMAVWKLAPALAAGNAVVLKPAEQTPASVHFWLSLVADLLPPGVLNVVNGFGEEAGKPLASSPRVAKIAFTGETSTGRLIMEYASRNLKPVTLELGGKSPNIFFDDVWAADDDFRDKALEGFTMFALNQGEVCTCPSRALVQRGHYADFLEAAIARTEKIVPGHPLDTDTMIGAQASADQLRKILSYLEIGQKEGAKILTGGQIIEHGGELAGGYYVQPTVFEGDNRMRIFQEEIFGPVVAVTSFTDFDDAIRTANDTLYGLGAGVWTRDTNTAYRAGRAIQAGRVWTNCYHAYPAHSAFGGYKQSGIGRETHKMMLEHYQQTKNLLVSYSPKRLGFF, encoded by the coding sequence ATGACCCGTTACGCCGCACCCGGTACCGAGGGCGCGCTCATGTCGTACCAGGCCCGCTACGACCACTGGATCGGCGGTGAGTACGTCGCTCCGGCGGGCGGCCGCTACTTCGAGAACCCCAGCCCGGTCGACGGCCGTCCCTTCACGGAGGTCGCGCGCGGCACCGCCGAGGACGTGGAACGCGCCCTCGACGCGGCGCACGCGGCGGCCCCGGCGTGGGGACGGACGGCGCCGGCGGAGCGGGCGGCCGTCCTGCTGCGGATCGCGGACCGCATGGAGAGGAACCTGGAGGCGCTCGCGGTCGCCGAGAGCTGGGACAACGGCAAGCCCGTGCGGGAGACGCTCGCCGCGGACATCCCGCTCGCGATCGACCACTTCCGCTACTTCGCGGGGGCGCTGCGGGCCCAGGAGGGCGCGCTGAGCGAGATCGACGACGACACCGTGGCGTACCACTTCCACGAGCCGCTGGGCGTCGTCGCGCAGATCATCCCGTGGAACTTCCCGATCCTGATGGCGGTCTGGAAGCTGGCCCCGGCGCTGGCCGCGGGCAACGCGGTGGTCCTCAAGCCGGCCGAACAGACCCCGGCCTCGGTGCACTTCTGGCTGAGCCTGGTCGCGGACCTGCTGCCGCCGGGCGTCCTGAACGTCGTCAACGGCTTCGGGGAGGAGGCCGGCAAGCCGCTGGCATCCAGCCCGCGCGTGGCGAAGATCGCCTTCACGGGCGAGACGTCGACCGGCCGACTGATCATGGAGTACGCCTCGCGGAACCTGAAGCCCGTCACGCTCGAACTCGGCGGCAAGTCACCGAACATCTTCTTCGACGACGTGTGGGCGGCGGACGACGACTTCCGCGACAAGGCCCTCGAAGGCTTCACGATGTTCGCCCTCAACCAGGGCGAGGTCTGCACCTGCCCCTCGCGCGCCCTCGTCCAGCGCGGCCACTACGCCGACTTCCTGGAAGCGGCGATCGCCCGCACGGAGAAGATCGTCCCGGGCCACCCCCTGGACACGGACACGATGATCGGCGCGCAGGCCTCCGCCGACCAGCTCCGCAAGATCCTCTCCTACCTGGAGATCGGCCAGAAGGAGGGCGCGAAGATCCTGACGGGTGGACAGATCATCGAGCACGGCGGCGAGTTGGCGGGCGGCTACTACGTACAGCCGACCGTCTTCGAGGGCGACAACCGCATGCGGATCTTCCAGGAGGAGATCTTCGGCCCGGTGGTGGCGGTGACCTCCTTCACCGACTTCGACGACGCGATCCGCACGGCCAACGACACGCTCTACGGCCTCGGCGCCGGCGTCTGGACCCGTGACACGAACACCGCCTACCGCGCGGGCCGCGCGATCCAGGCGGGCCGCGTCTGGACGAACTGCTACCACGCCTACCCGGCCCACAGTGCTTTCGGAGGCTATAAGCAGTCGGGCATCGGCCGAGAGACCCACAAGATGATGCTGGAGCACTACCAGCAGACCAAGAACCTCCTGGTCTCGTACTCGCCGAAGAGGCTCGGCTTCTTCTGA
- a CDS encoding GH92 family glycosyl hydrolase — translation MNALRRIRRRREGRPATGLGAALVSVGLLLPLLGSPAASAASVPAPLVRNPVAYVDPLIGTANGGNTYPGATMPFGMIGWSPTSTAGDQTNTAASNGYSYNTTRLRGFSLTHVNGAGCHPGAAGDVPIMPFVGDVDSSPTADTKDATYAANFSHADEKAEPGRYRVSLDSGVTTDLAVTKRAGVADFTFPQDRPANLLFRVSNSLNGSEDAHVDIDTARQKVTGWVETGAFCGRRANGGTPNNNRKSYYRLHFSATFDRPLSTVGTWHDGELNPGATSASGGEGYLTGASRAGRGSGGYVSFDTSADPVVHMRLGISYVSLAGAEENLRTEIAPAAGVEDVAQAGRRSWDQILRKVRVGGGDEDRLTAFYTALYHSLQQPNVISDRDGRYVGMDRKVHRLADGQAAQYSNFSGWDQYRAQVQLLALLQPRVAGDFAQSLYNFAQQNGGVWDRWVHVSGATHVMTGDPSAATLATFYAMGVRNFDVQGAFASLYRQATVPHPSELSYAGCPGQCEAARPNLTAYKQLRYAPQDQCYCWGGAAETLEASVADAALAQWAQQLGHEEGHRVLSERGGYWKNVFNPAATADAGYIQARNADGSWVTPFDPASQHGFAQGSAATYLWMVPQDVQGLATAMGGSEKAATRLDAFFHKPDGSWSVRGGDALRYDPTNEPGIHAPWLYNALGRPWKTQETVRQIVDTVYGTGPAGLPGNDDLGTMSAWYVFATLGIYPKAPGSGDLLLGTPVFPVAVIAAAGDRAEITIDAPHASRTTPYVRSVTLDGAPHASSWVDASLVRRGGSLSFVVSDRADTGWATDPGSLPR, via the coding sequence ATGAACGCGCTCCGAAGAATCCGAAGAAGACGAGAGGGCCGTCCGGCGACCGGTCTCGGAGCAGCCCTGGTCTCGGTCGGGCTGCTCCTCCCGTTACTCGGCAGTCCCGCGGCGAGCGCGGCCTCCGTCCCGGCACCCCTTGTCCGGAACCCCGTCGCGTACGTGGACCCGCTGATCGGTACCGCCAACGGCGGCAACACCTACCCTGGTGCCACAATGCCGTTCGGGATGATCGGCTGGTCGCCGACCAGCACCGCGGGTGACCAGACCAACACCGCCGCCTCCAACGGCTACTCGTACAACACCACCCGGCTGCGCGGCTTCTCCCTCACCCACGTCAACGGCGCGGGCTGCCACCCGGGCGCGGCGGGCGACGTGCCGATCATGCCCTTCGTCGGGGACGTGGACTCGTCGCCGACCGCCGACACCAAGGACGCCACATACGCCGCGAACTTCTCGCACGCCGACGAGAAGGCTGAGCCCGGCCGCTACCGGGTGAGCCTCGACTCGGGCGTCACCACCGACCTCGCCGTCACGAAGCGGGCCGGCGTCGCCGACTTCACCTTCCCCCAGGACCGGCCCGCCAACCTGCTCTTCCGGGTCTCCAACTCCCTCAACGGCAGCGAGGACGCGCACGTCGACATCGACACCGCGCGACAGAAGGTCACCGGCTGGGTGGAGACCGGCGCATTCTGCGGCCGGCGTGCCAACGGCGGTACCCCCAACAACAACCGCAAGAGCTACTACCGCCTGCACTTCAGCGCCACCTTCGACCGCCCCCTCTCCACCGTGGGCACGTGGCACGACGGAGAGCTGAACCCGGGGGCCACCAGTGCCAGCGGCGGCGAGGGCTATCTGACCGGCGCGAGCCGGGCCGGCCGCGGCTCCGGAGGCTACGTCTCCTTCGACACGTCGGCCGACCCGGTCGTCCACATGCGGCTCGGCATCTCTTACGTCTCTCTGGCCGGAGCCGAGGAGAACCTGCGAACCGAGATCGCCCCGGCCGCCGGCGTCGAGGACGTGGCGCAGGCCGGCCGCAGGTCCTGGGACCAGATCCTCAGGAAGGTCCGGGTCGGAGGCGGCGACGAGGACCGTCTCACCGCCTTCTACACCGCGCTCTACCATTCCCTCCAGCAGCCCAACGTGATCAGCGACCGGGACGGTCGCTACGTGGGCATGGACCGAAAGGTCCACCGGCTCGCCGACGGCCAGGCGGCGCAGTACAGCAACTTCTCAGGCTGGGACCAGTACCGTGCCCAAGTGCAGTTGCTCGCCCTGCTCCAGCCGCGCGTGGCGGGCGACTTCGCCCAGTCGCTGTACAACTTCGCGCAGCAGAACGGCGGCGTCTGGGACCGCTGGGTGCACGTCAGCGGAGCCACCCATGTGATGACCGGCGATCCCTCGGCGGCGACCCTGGCGACCTTCTACGCCATGGGGGTGCGCAACTTCGACGTCCAGGGCGCCTTCGCCTCCCTCTACCGCCAGGCCACCGTGCCGCACCCCTCCGAACTCTCCTACGCGGGCTGCCCCGGCCAGTGCGAGGCCGCACGCCCCAACCTCACCGCGTACAAGCAGCTGCGCTACGCCCCGCAGGACCAGTGCTACTGCTGGGGCGGCGCCGCCGAGACGCTGGAGGCCTCCGTCGCCGACGCGGCCCTCGCGCAGTGGGCACAGCAACTGGGCCACGAAGAAGGGCACCGGGTGCTCAGCGAACGCGGCGGCTACTGGAAGAACGTGTTCAACCCCGCCGCCACCGCGGACGCCGGCTACATCCAGGCCCGCAACGCGGACGGCTCCTGGGTGACCCCCTTCGACCCGGCTTCCCAACACGGCTTCGCCCAGGGCAGCGCCGCCACCTACCTGTGGATGGTGCCCCAGGACGTCCAGGGACTCGCCACCGCCATGGGCGGCTCGGAGAAGGCAGCGACCCGCCTGGACGCCTTCTTCCACAAGCCTGACGGCTCCTGGTCCGTCCGCGGGGGCGACGCGCTGCGCTACGACCCCACCAACGAGCCCGGCATCCACGCCCCTTGGCTCTACAACGCGCTCGGCCGGCCGTGGAAGACCCAGGAGACCGTGCGCCAGATCGTCGACACCGTGTACGGAACGGGCCCCGCAGGTCTCCCCGGCAATGACGACCTGGGCACGATGTCGGCGTGGTACGTCTTCGCCACGCTCGGCATCTATCCGAAGGCACCGGGCTCGGGCGACCTGCTCCTCGGCACCCCGGTCTTCCCCGTCGCCGTCATCGCCGCCGCGGGGGACCGCGCCGAGATCACCATCGACGCACCCCACGCCTCCCGCACCACCCCGTACGTGCGGTCGGTGACCCTGGACGGCGCGCCCCACGCGTCGTCATGGGTGGATGCCTCGCTCGTGCGCCGGGGCGGCTCGCTCTCCTTCGTGGTGAGCGACCGGGCCGACACCGGCTGGGCGACCGACCCGGGCAGCCTGCCTCGCTGA
- a CDS encoding bifunctional 5,10-methylenetetrahydrofolate dehydrogenase/5,10-methenyltetrahydrofolate cyclohydrolase, giving the protein MSTSTATLMDGTALARRTVEETAARAAEITRRTGVTPCLATVLVGADPASVTYVKMKQNRCAKAGIRSKHVELPAETTTEELVAAITALSEDPEVHGILLQHPVGPHIDERAAFEAIAPEKDVDGVTMASFAAMGFGLPGFVSCTPGGIMRLLDAYDVELSGKRAVVVGRSAILGKPAGLLLLGRDATVTYCHSRTQDLSSVVREADVLVAAVGKPNFIRGEDIKPGAVVIDAGYNPGNIGDVDFASAAERASLITPVPGGVGPMTIAVLLAQTVEGAERQLGL; this is encoded by the coding sequence ATGTCCACCAGCACCGCCACCCTCATGGACGGCACGGCCCTCGCCCGCCGTACGGTCGAGGAGACCGCCGCCCGAGCCGCCGAGATCACCCGCCGCACCGGCGTCACGCCGTGCCTCGCGACCGTCCTGGTCGGCGCGGACCCGGCCTCCGTCACGTACGTGAAGATGAAGCAGAACCGCTGCGCGAAGGCCGGAATCCGCTCCAAGCACGTCGAACTGCCCGCCGAGACGACGACCGAGGAGCTCGTCGCCGCCATCACCGCCCTGTCCGAGGACCCCGAGGTCCACGGCATCCTGCTCCAGCACCCGGTCGGCCCCCACATCGACGAGCGCGCCGCCTTCGAGGCCATCGCCCCCGAGAAGGACGTCGACGGCGTCACCATGGCCTCCTTCGCCGCCATGGGCTTCGGCCTGCCCGGCTTCGTCTCCTGCACGCCCGGCGGCATCATGCGCCTCCTCGACGCCTACGACGTCGAACTCAGCGGCAAGCGCGCGGTCGTCGTGGGTCGCAGCGCCATCCTGGGCAAGCCGGCCGGGCTGCTCCTCCTCGGCCGCGACGCCACCGTCACCTACTGTCACTCCCGCACCCAGGACCTCTCCTCGGTGGTCCGTGAGGCCGACGTCCTCGTCGCCGCCGTCGGGAAGCCGAACTTCATCAGGGGCGAGGACATCAAGCCGGGCGCCGTCGTCATCGACGCCGGCTACAACCCGGGCAACATCGGCGACGTCGACTTCGCGTCGGCCGCCGAGCGTGCCTCCCTCATCACCCCGGTGCCCGGTGGTGTCGGCCCCATGACCATCGCCGTGCTCCTCGCCCAGACGGTCGAGGGCGCGGAGCGCCAGCTCGGCCTGTAG
- a CDS encoding GAF domain-containing protein, translated as MSGARGRTTMSATGRDDLDEEAELSDVWVAAEPRPERAPAADPGAEASPRPKAGRGATTARGATTTRGASADRGTSTGRSTDGRTGTGPGADAHPGTDADLPAREARPLVAASWRRSVRARVSPDGAARVELDEDELAACREAHPLSAAMPVIRELMGAYATDGEHLLAVCDAAGRMLWVEGHPGTLRKARGMNFVAGARWSEAAAGTNAPGTALAVDRPVQVVAAEHFRRPVRAWTCAAAPVHDPHSGRVIGAVDITGGERLAHPHSLGFVQAVARAAESQLALLGPAPDPERIRLSALGRDGAVLSVGGRRLRLSRRHSEILVVLAHRPEGVGGDELLTLLYEDGSVTPVTLRAELSRLRALLGPDVLRSRPYRLAAPVDADFATVDRRLASGAVAAAAGEYAGPLLPASTAPGVVRLRERLADRLRAALVDRGDPGLLADWAYSAWGEDDVVVWRALCAATPAPQLPPVRARLDSLEAELSAGATDLQRTVHHTRA; from the coding sequence TTGTCGGGTGCCCGCGGGCGCACCACGATGAGCGCGACGGGCCGGGACGACCTCGACGAGGAGGCCGAGTTGAGCGATGTGTGGGTGGCCGCGGAGCCACGGCCGGAACGGGCACCGGCGGCGGATCCGGGAGCGGAAGCCTCTCCCCGCCCGAAGGCGGGCCGGGGTGCGACGACCGCCCGGGGTGCGACAACCACCCGGGGCGCATCGGCAGACCGGGGCACGAGCACCGGCCGAAGCACCGACGGACGCACGGGCACCGGCCCGGGCGCGGACGCCCACCCAGGCACGGACGCCGACCTGCCCGCCCGGGAGGCCCGCCCGCTGGTGGCCGCGTCCTGGCGCCGGTCCGTACGCGCGCGCGTGAGCCCTGACGGGGCGGCGCGGGTGGAACTGGACGAGGACGAGCTCGCCGCGTGCCGGGAGGCCCACCCCCTCTCCGCGGCGATGCCGGTGATCCGGGAGCTGATGGGGGCGTACGCGACGGACGGCGAGCATCTTCTCGCGGTCTGCGACGCCGCCGGACGCATGCTGTGGGTCGAAGGGCACCCGGGCACCCTGCGCAAGGCCCGGGGGATGAACTTCGTCGCCGGGGCCCGCTGGTCGGAGGCGGCGGCCGGGACGAACGCGCCGGGCACGGCCCTGGCCGTGGACCGGCCGGTGCAGGTCGTCGCCGCCGAGCACTTCCGGCGTCCGGTGCGGGCGTGGACCTGCGCAGCGGCCCCCGTGCACGACCCGCACAGCGGGCGGGTGATCGGCGCGGTCGACATCACCGGCGGGGAGCGGCTCGCGCACCCGCACAGCCTCGGCTTCGTCCAGGCGGTGGCCCGCGCGGCCGAGTCCCAGCTGGCCCTGCTCGGACCGGCCCCGGACCCGGAGCGGATCAGGCTGTCGGCACTCGGCCGGGACGGGGCAGTGCTCTCGGTGGGCGGGCGGCGGCTGCGGCTGAGCCGCCGTCACAGCGAGATCCTGGTGGTCCTCGCGCACCGACCGGAGGGGGTGGGCGGCGACGAGCTCCTCACCCTCCTGTACGAGGACGGGTCGGTCACGCCGGTGACGCTGCGGGCGGAACTGTCCCGGCTGCGCGCGCTGCTCGGCCCCGACGTGCTGCGATCGCGGCCGTACCGGCTCGCCGCGCCCGTGGACGCGGACTTCGCGACGGTCGACCGGAGGCTCGCCTCGGGGGCCGTCGCGGCGGCTGCCGGGGAGTACGCGGGCCCGCTGCTCCCCGCGTCGACCGCGCCCGGGGTGGTACGGCTGCGGGAGCGGCTCGCGGACCGGCTGCGGGCGGCGCTGGTGGACCGGGGCGATCCCGGGCTGCTCGCCGACTGGGCGTACAGCGCGTGGGGCGAGGACGACGTGGTGGTCTGGCGGGCGCTGTGCGCGGCGACACCGGCGCCGCAGCTTCCTCCCGTACGGGCGAGGCTCGACTCTCTGGAGGCGGAACTGTCCGCCGGTGCAACGGACTTGCAACGTACGGTTCACCACACTCGGGCGTGA